From Xyrauchen texanus isolate HMW12.3.18 chromosome 44, RBS_HiC_50CHRs, whole genome shotgun sequence:
ATGCAAACAAAATCATTTTAAGAAAGTGTTTATATTACAGAAGGGATAGCCTTTCACAATTAAAATATCCACACAAAAATCCAGTTCTGCTGCTTGTCATTGATTCTTCATCGGCACTCTTTGGGCTCCACCAACCATAGGCGGTGACAAATCATGAATAAGAGTTCACACACGTTTCTACAAACCAACAGCGGCCCTTAGAGTTGAGAACGATGAACAACATTTAGAAACACGGAATCACTCGATtccaaaatacatttctatgacctaaaaaaatgtaaactaatgtAGGACATATCATTCAAACAGAACCTCATCAAATAGTCCTAAGTTCACTTGACAGCTATAAAATagtaattataaaattaaaaatagatataatccattatatatatatatatatatatatatatatatatatatatatatatatatatatatatatatatatatatatatatatatatatagtgtttctATTTAAAAATAGACAACTCAAATTTAGGCCAAAGAATGATGTAAAGGTCAAGAAATGTGCCACAACACTTTGTGTCGAATCTCAATACTTCGAAATCACATTAAACAtagcttaaatatttgaattaattgAACCGTTTGATTATTTTAGATCTTATAAAAAATGCTCTTCTACTGTAAGCATATAACTATGatatgattatattatattataattataagtgGTATTCTTGTTTATGCTGAATTCAGTTATCTCAGGATCTTCTAAAAAGTTAAAATCTTCGGAAAGATATAAAACACCGATGTTTAAAGTCTTAACAACCGGGCATTGTTAACTTATGGCGCTGTCCAGCAAGTGGTGCTGAAATCAGTCAGACTGcacattattaatgtattaagTCCGAACATTAATAACATACTGATACTTTTGTTTAAAAGGAATGTATCAAATCATTTTCAAAGAATATCACACAGGTAGAAATGTATATGTGTCAACTATAAACACAGCTCTTACCGATACTGTCGAATATTCCTCTTCCAAAACATGATTTTCCTTCATTGCGCGCTGCATAGTCTCAGTGAAACTTGGGTCCACCACTAAAACATTGTGACCACCGAGTGTAGAAAACTTACAGTCACTCTTCCTCGAGTCAGTCGTCATGCACACTTCATAATTATAGCCATGTGGAAGAGTTCCAGTAGCTCCTGTATCTGTGCAATGCGGCGCATAGTATGGAATAACCGGAAGATTGGACTGATATAAGAAGCGAGATTGTCTCCATCTGTAGATCTTAACTGATATTATAACAACCACACAAgtaatgaaaagaaaagaaacagcaGCCAGTGCAAGAACTAAATAAAAAGTCAGGTTGTCGTTATATTCTTTGTCATGCGCAAAGTCGGTGAACTCTGACAGTACTTCAGGAAAACTGTCAGCCACAGCCACATTAATGGTGACTACAGCTGAGCGGGAGGGCTGTCCGTTATCTTCTACAATAACAGTCAGTTTTTGTTTTACAGCATCTTTATCAGTCACTTGCCTCACAGTTCTTATTTCTCCATTCTGCAAACCCACTTCAAACAGCGGTTTTTCTGTGGTTTTCTGTAGTTTATAGGAGAGCCAGGCATTCTGTCCAGAGTCCACATCAACAGCCACCACTTTAGTGACGAGATATCCAACATCTGCAGCACGAGGCACAATCTCAGCCACCACAGAACCACCCGTCTGTACTGGATACAGAACCTGAGGAGCGTTGTCATTCTGATCTTGAATAATAATGGTGATTAAGACTTCTGTGCTTAAAGGTGGGGAACCCCCATCCCGGGCTGTCACGTTAAAGGAAAATGATTTAAGCTGTTCAAAATCAAATGATTTAGCTGCGTGTATGGCACCAGTATCGGAATTTATAGACAAAAAGGAACTTGGCCGTGCCCCACGCATGTCTTCATCATCCTTTAGGAAATAGGACAATTGCGCATTGGGACCCCAGTCTGCGTCATTTGCTTTAACGGTCAGTATAGCCAGACCAGGAGAATTATTTTCGCtaacaaatgttttatattcCTCTGAATAGAATACGGGCGGGTTGTCATTTACGTCGGAAATTTTAACAGTAACAGTTTTGTTTGCGTGGCGTGCGGGACTTCCTTGGTCGGATACTAAGATCGTTATGTTGTATTCAGCCAGACTTTCTCTATCAAGCATATCCTCGGTTATTAAACTGTAATAATCCGTGAGAGATGACTCGATTTTAAACGGTAGGCCTATGTTTTGATTTATTGAGCACTGAACAACGCCATTTTTACCAGAATCTGCGTCCTCTAGGTTAATGACAGCTACAGTTGTTCCTACTGGGGTATTTTCAGGAATGGTGTTTGAAAAGGACATGAGTTGTATGGTTGGAGAGTTGTCATTTTCATCAATAACATCTATGAACATTTTGCAAGTATCCGAGAGCCCTCCTTTGTCCCTCGCGTTAATGTTTAATTGATAACTATTTTGAGATTCATAATCTAAATGAGCAAGAAGTCTAATCTCTCCTGTATCTGGGGTTATCTCAAAAAGCTCCCTTGCTTCTTTGCTTGCAAGAGCGAAGGAAAATGAAACGTGGGCATTTATACCTTCGTCAGCATCAGCAGCGCTAACAGTGCCCACGATAgtgccaggaggagaatcttctcCGACTTCAGTTTTAAAAACCGACTGTTTACACACCGGGGCATTATCATTAGCATCCAGCACATTAACATTAATTTTTACAGTGCCCGATTTCTGAGGTGATCCACCATCAGTTGCAACGAGAACCAATTTGATATCATTGCGTTCCTCCCGATCCAACTCTCGCTGTAAAACCATCTCAATGTATTTGTTGCCATCGGTCTGACTATGCACCTCCAATTTAAAGCTATCGGATGGATGTAGTTTATAGCTCTGTATACCGTTTAGGCCTACATCTGTATCAATAGCGCTGTCCAAAGGAAAGCGAGCTCCTAAGACTGCATTTTCAGCTATGTTTAAATGAACATATTCTTTTGGAAATAATGGTGCATTGTCGTTTATATCTTGCACCTCAACCGTGACTCGATGCAGCTGGATGGGGTTTTCAACGATAAGATCAAAACTGAAGCTGCAAGGCGTTGTTTGTTTACAGAGCTCTTCGCGATCTATTCTTTCTTTTACTTCTAGAGTGCCTTTGTCCCTGCTCAAGTCAACATACTGTCGACCGCCCTTTGTTACAACTCGAGCTTTTCCAGATACGAGTCTACTTATCTCTATTCCCAGGTCCTTGGCGATGTTGCAAACAAATGATCCCTTTGGCATTTCCTCCGGAATGGAATATCGCGTATTGCAATAGACGACGTCCATTCCATAAAAGCAGAGAATGAAAAACACAACCTGCCATTTTGAAGGTGTAGTGGGAATCATCCATGGGGTGTGTGAACCGCTGGGTGAGAATTCAAAAGGCATCTTGAGTCTTCAAACGTAGTTCAAAATCGTGAATCCAAAATATCTGAGTGTTATGGTATTTCTATTCAAATGAAAACGCTGCATATGCCCAACCTAGAAACACGTCAATAAGGGCAGATTTCTGCGCAATGGTGGGCACTGTGGTGGGAATTGTTGTGACTTTTTGTGATCTACTGTGATGCAACTATTAGTCAACAGCGGCACTCAGAGTTCAAAAGTTGCAAATACAAGACCAGTAGCCATGATTCGGTAGTTATGGCctagaaataattaataataacaatacaataatgATTTTGCATGGGGAAACTAAACTATGTATGATCTTCAAAATAAACAAGTATCAAAAGGCAAATTAAACGCTGACAATGAAAGCAAGACATTTACGTGAGCCACGAGCTATTTTAATGCAATAGGGGGAAACCGAAGACCATTTCAGCACCATCGGAATGAACAGTGCCCGGAGAAATCGACTCACAATCTCAGACTAAAACCTCAATCAGTACTTAATGTAGATTTACACAAAgttatcattttaaatgaagacaAAAGGGAAGGATATAAtagtcattataataataataacaataaaaataacaataaacaaatacAGCAAATGCAAAATCAGTCGCAGAGATTGGGATTTCTTTGGAATCTCCACTGTAGTCATCTCACTGTCCAAAACACAATAATGCAGCAAAAAAtaaaccagccaaccagctcTGTGATACTCTTAATTCAAAGCGTCTTCTTAAATTGAATATCATCATCGTATAAAGATATATTAAATAAAGACAACACTGAAACAATTAAACCTGCAAGAAAAACAGTTTGATGCTAGACACATTTAATCAAATTATTCAGgcatacatttctttctttctttctttctttctttctttctttctttctttctttctttctttctttctttctttcttttctttctttcatttttgacCATATGCCTATATCAAGGCTCAGAAAGGCCAAAAGATAAAATGAGGGAAAATAAGTGACGAAATTAAAGTAATGAAAGGAAATTTGTCAAATTGATTAGTGTGTTTGATATGTCAAACACCTGGCTGAATAATAATGTGACCAAACTATTCCAATAGTTTTGATTTGAGTCCTTGAGTTAAGATTTTCAgtatttcaaaaatgtttgattggctgatctttatttttttttccacaataaatTGTATATTGAAACCATagttttttaatgcaaaattatAATGCCAGGTAGAGAGAAATTGGTTTCTTTTGGGTTGGGTTTTCTCCTTTGACAAAACTTTACAGCCAGGACCAGAATAATGAAAATACAAATTTAGAAACCACAATTAATTCACTTTTTGACGGGTTAATCTCACAAAAACCTTTTCTTCCGTGTCTAAGCGATCTTTACGagatattttgtgaaaattaagagCTATATCCACCCAAAGTCTCTCGACTATTAACTGATCAACTCTGACCTCCTTTAATGAATCCAAATAAAGTTTCACCATATAAGGTGATGCTTTCTTGGACTCGCCGTCATTAAATTCTCTTTTTAGTTTTACGTGctattaatgttttatattttacagaatgtattattGGTAAAAGGAGTATGAGcatgttttttatttcttaaatacaTAAAAGGCACAACAAGAATGGTACACCGGCGGTGCTTAGTTCCTATCATTTTAATACTCAACCTTAATTCAGATAAGGgtgaaacaatgttttattttttgaacagttttaaatgaaataacaaaTTTAGATAAACTGTTTGCTTCGGCTCTGCTAGAAAAGAGCTAACTAAGACAGCCAGGAAGTCTGGAATATATAGCATCTTATATTCCGCGTCTGTTTCTTCTGTGTTGACAAGAGTGGCAATATGTGTCTCCAAAGAATCACGTTGAATTGATTTCAGAGTGCAACTagcagaaaatgtattttcattataAGATCTCACAAGTCACTGGTGCGCGAGCCAGTTGTTAGATACGCGTCATAATTGTAAGCACTGCGGAAAGTTCTTCCTCCATTCCCGAGATATCCGCCGGAATATCAACATTCTGGGCTTTCGCCTTTTACAAATCCTCACGGCAAGGATGAGTATGATGAATGTGAGGAAGAAGGTGAACACGGAAACTAATTTCGAATTGTTGTCCTCATAAGTCATATCTTTAAGTTCAGGGATTTCATAAAGGCTGTCAGAAACGAGTAAATATGCATCGAAAGTGGTAGAGAGAGGGTTGTCCATTAACGTGACAGGCATCTGCTGTCAGATTCAGAAATGTCTCGTATAGTGTTCTGATCTCTCCACTATGGAGACCAATGTATAGCAATCCACAGCAATCACCTTGGAGACTAGAGAGACTGACAGATTTGTTTTAGAAAAAATTTCAGTCCTTAGAGACTTTCCGTCTAGAACAGGGTATAATATCAGTAGAGATATATCATTCTCATCTGTTATGAAGACTTCCACAGTCATGTTGCTGCTGAGGGAAGGAAAACCATTGTCTCTGGGTGCTACTTGGACTGTGATGTTTCTGAACTGCTCATAGTCAAATGACCTTACAGCATGGATCACCCTCTTAAATCCAAATATAGATTAATTTGAGGATACTGGAACACCTCTGACTTCACTGGGTAACGGAGAATATAGTACAGTTCCGTTAGCAGGTGCGTTGTCATTTATATCCCGAATATTTAGAAATACACGGTGTACTTCAAGAGGGTTTCCCAGGACGAGCTCATAACTGAGAACGCAGGAGATTCGAGAACCACACAGCTCCTCTCGGTCATTGTCTCTGCCACGATTAAATCACCAGTATTCAGACTGATGTCACAATACCGCTTGCTGCTGTCTTCTGTTTCAATCCGAGACTTACGAGCAGACAATTGTTTAACATCAATCCTGAGATCCTTGGCTACACTCCCAATAACATATTGGCGCTTCATTTCTTCTGGAATATTGTAGTTCAGATCTGCACCGACGGTTCTCGGAGGAAAGAGAAGGAGAGCCACGAAACACAAAGGAAcggaaaataatttgtattccatTCTTGAAGAGTTGATTTTGCGGCTATGGTTGTTCTGCCCAACACTGCTATACAGTATCTCTTCTTCGagtgatattaaaataattatatcgaCGTTCACGGACTGTTACTCCATTTGTGCTGCGTTTATTCTACCAGACAGAGATCATTTTGCATACATTATGTGTGGGAGGAGAGACGCGTCAGTCTGCACTCTTGGTGAATAGCGACACTCTGAGTATTTTCTGTTCGTTACAGCATTAATGCATTTTAGGAAAAATCGACAGGGTGAAATGTTCACATaggctacttaaaaaaaaatattgtattggaAAAGGACTAAAAATGGTCACATTTTTACAGCAAAAGTAGCTACAAAAGTCAGCAAGGGCGCTGTCCGTCTGCGTGGTGCTGAAAATGAACGACCTCGCAGGCATATTGAATAACCTTTCAAATTGAAAATAGTAAACATTATGACATCTGTTTGAAAGAGGTTGAAATGTCTCTATTCTGAGCTTTTACCAAACGTAATACACTTCTCATTTTTAACTTAACTTCTGTGCACTATAGCCACAACCAAGCTCCAAAGTGACCTcaaaacatttacactaaatcacaaaaacaatatATGGCAATAAAAATGTGGTCCATCTACAGTAGCAGACGGGTGTTTTGCTACCCTGAAGAATGTTTTCAGGAAGAGAAGGGAGGTGATGGCAATAGCATACAAAAACAAGACAAGCGTTTTATTTGTAAGTATTTGAGTTTCTTGAACttcatgtgttggtttttatTAAATACTAACAGATTTGAACTTTTtcatttgcttaaatttatattaaaactgAATACGAACCATTTTACCACacatacattatttacatttgttacTACTCAGAttcctttatgtatttattgtcaaAGTCTTGTCCCAGCCTTTTAATACTGAACAATGAATCtccattataaaatatataattgttgCTCGCTTTAAACTatgataatgtaaaaaaatgaacATAAACCATTGCcgtatttattgtgtgaaaatgatttctttAAGGTCTTTAAAGATTAATACTTTCCCATAGTTGGGGCGTCTTTTACACCACATCAAACattttgcctttaattttttttttctccccccaAAAAAACGTAGTATACTTGTTATCCAAGTCGATAAAGGTGTTGGTGAAGAAGATACTTTGGATGAAATATGAAAagagtgatgtttgaagaaaacaaagaaaaatccatgtaaataaaacattttaacagaatATTTTATTAGGCATGAAGCTGTAAATTTattaattgttcatttaaatgttttttttttttaattgttgtatttaggatacatataattgtaattaaattagcCACAAGTTGAAGAAACAGACATTTATATTATAACAAAGTTTGACGTTCTCATAATTTCCCCCTAAATCTTTCTTTAAACAAAAACTGCCTTAATCAAGAAGCCGTAAATATCATTTTAAACTATAATCAACGGAGACAACACGGATTGCAGTGGGTCATGAATGAGAATCCAGATGACTTAAACCTCTCTTACCTCATCTTCATTTCCTGATA
This genomic window contains:
- the LOC127636503 gene encoding protocadherin beta-16-like isoform X1, whose amino-acid sequence is MPFEFSPSGSHTPWMIPTTPSKWQVVFFILCFYGMDVVYCNTRYSIPEEMPKGSFVCNIAKDLGIEISRLVSGKARVVTKGGRQYVDLSRDKGTLEVKERIDREELCKQTTPCSFSFDLIVENPIQLHRVTVEVQDINDNAPLFPKEYVHLNIAENAVLGARFPLDSAIDTDVGLNGIQSYKLHPSDSFKLEVHSQTDGNKYIEMVLQRELDREERNDIKLVLVATDGGSPQKSGTVKINVNVLDANDNAPVCKQSVFKTEVGEDSPPGTIVGTVSAADADEGINAHVSFSFALASKEARELFEITPDTGEIRLLAHLDYESQNSYQLNINARDKGGLSDTCKMFIDVIDENDNSPTIQLMSFSNTIPENTPVGTTVAVINLEDADSGKNGVVQCSINQNIGLPFKIESSLTDYYSLITEDMLDRESLAEYNITILVSDQGSPARHANKTVTVKISDVNDNPPVFYSEEYKTFVSENNSPGLAILTVKANDADWGPNAQLSYFLKDDEDMRGARPSSFLSINSDTGAIHAAKSFDFEQLKSFSFNVTARDGGSPPLSTEVLITIIIQDQNDNAPQVLYPVQTGGSVVAEIVPRAADVGYLVTKVVAVDVDSGQNAWLSYKLQKTTEKPLFEVGLQNGEIRTVRQVTDKDAVKQKLTVIVEDNGQPSRSAVVTINVAVADSFPEVLSEFTDFAHDKEYNDNLTFYLVLALAAVSFLFITCVVVIISVKIYRWRQSRFLYQSNLPVIPYYAPHCTDTGATGTLPHGYNYEVCMTTDSRKSDCKFSTLGGHNVLVVDPSFTETMQRAMKENHVLEEEYSTVSQNPPNTDWRFPPNQRPGPSGQHRFHTLQQRWTPYEKSRAGARPEDTGAVAGVIAGTGPWPNPPTDAEQLQALMAAANASEATATLGPRYNPQYGPDYRQNVYIPGSTATLTVNPQQQIPQQALPPPQALPPIEAPKSAQTPASKKKPMKKDKK
- the LOC127636503 gene encoding protocadherin beta-16-like isoform X11, producing the protein MPFEFSPSGSHTPWMIPTTPSKWQVVFFILCFYGMDVVYCNTRYSIPEEMPKGSFVCNIAKDLGIEISRLVSGKARVVTKGGRQYVDLSRDKGTLEVKERIDREELCKQTTPCSFSFDLIVENPIQLHRVTVEVQDINDNAPLFPKEYVHLNIAENAVLGARFPLDSAIDTDVGLNGIQSYKLHPSDSFKLEVHSQTDGNKYIEMVLQRELDREERNDIKLVLVATDGGSPQKSGTVKINVNVLDANDNAPVCKQSVFKTEVGEDSPPGTIVGTVSAADADEGINAHVSFSFALASKEARELFEITPDTGEIRLLAHLDYESQNSYQLNINARDKGGLSDTCKMFIDVIDENDNSPTIQLMSFSNTIPENTPVGTTVAVINLEDADSGKNGVVQCSINQNIGLPFKIESSLTDYYSLITEDMLDRESLAEYNITILVSDQGSPARHANKTVTVKISDVNDNPPVFYSEEYKTFVSENNSPGLAILTVKANDADWGPNAQLSYFLKDDEDMRGARPSSFLSINSDTGAIHAAKSFDFEQLKSFSFNVTARDGGSPPLSTEVLITIIIQDQNDNAPQVLYPVQTGGSVVAEIVPRAADVGYLVTKVVAVDVDSGQNAWLSYKLQKTTEKPLFEVGLQNGEIRTVRQVTDKDAVKQKLTVIVEDNGQPSRSAVVTINVAVADSFPEVLSEFTDFAHDKEYNDNLTFYLVLALAAVSFLFITCVVVIISVKIYRWRQSRFLYQSNLPVIPYYAPHCTDTGATGTLPHGYNYEVCMTTDSRKSDCKFSTLGGHNVLVVDPSFTETMQRAMKENHVLEEEYSTVSQNPPNTDWRFPPNQRPGPSGAGARPEDTGAVAGVIAGTGPWPNPPTDAEQLQALMAAANASEATATLGPRYNPQYGPDYRQNVYIPGSTATLTVNPQQQIPQQALPPPQALPPIEAPKSAQTPASKKKPMKKDKK